The Macaca thibetana thibetana isolate TM-01 chromosome 19, ASM2454274v1, whole genome shotgun sequence genome has a segment encoding these proteins:
- the TRIM28 gene encoding transcription intermediary factor 1-beta isoform X1 has protein sequence MAASAAAASAAAASAASGSPGPGESSAGGEKRSTASSTAASASASASVSSPAGGGAEALELLEHCGVCRERLRPEREPRLLPCLHSACSACLGPAAPAAANSSGDGGAAGDGAVVDCPVCKQQCFSKDIVENYFMRDSGSKAATDAQDANQCCTSCEDNAPATSYCVECSEPLCETCVEAHQRVKYTKDHTVRSTGPAKSRDGERTVYCNVHKHEPLVLFCESCDTLTCRDCQLNAHKDHQYQFLEDAVRNQRKLLASLVKRLGDKHATLQKSTKEVRSSIRQVSDVQKRVQVDVKMAILQIMKELNKRGRVLVNDAQKVTEGQQERLERQHWTMTKIQKHQEHILRFASWALESDNNTALLLSKKLIYFQLHRALKMIVDPVEPHGEMKFQWDLNAWTKSAEAFGKIVAERPGTNSTGPAPMAPPRAPGPLSKQGSGSSQPMEVQEGYGFGSVDDPYSSAEPHVSGVKRSRSGEGEVSGLMRKVPRVSLERLDLDLTADSQPPVFKVFPGSTTEDYNLIVIERGAAAAATGQPGTAPAGTPGAPPLAGMAIVKEEETEAAIGAPPTATEGPETKPVLMALAEGPGAEGPRLASPSGSTSSGLEVVAPEGTSAPGGGPGTLDDSATICRVCQKPGDLVMCNQCEFCFHLDCHLPALQDVPGEEWSCSLCHVLPDLKEEDGSLSLDGADSTGVVAKLSPANQRKCERVLLALFCHEPCRPLHQLATDSTFSLDQPGGTLDLTLIRARLQEKLSPPYSSPQEFAQDVGRMFKQFNKLTEDKADVQSIIGLQRFFETRMNEAFGDTKFSAVLVEPPPMSLPGAGLSSQELSGGPGDGP, from the exons ATGGCGGCCTCGGCGGCGGCAGCCTCGGCAGCAGCGGCCTCGGCCGCCTCTGGCAGCCCGGGCCCGGGCGAGAGCTCCGCTGGCGGCGAAAAGCGCTCCACCGCTTCTTCGACCGCGGCCTCGGCCTCGGCCTCGGCCTCGGTGTCGTCGCCCGCGGGGGGCGGCGCCGAGGCGCTGGAGCTGCTGGAGCACTGCGGCGTGTGCAGAGAGCGCCTGCGACCCGAGAGGGAGCCCCGCCTGCTGCCCTGTTTGCACTCGGCCTGTAGTGCCTGCCTAGGGCCCGCGGCGCCCGCCGCCGCCAACAGCTCCGGGGACGGCGGGGCTGCGGGCGACGGCGCCG TGGTGGACTGTCCCGTGTGCAAGCAACAGTGCTTCTCCAAAGACATCGTGGAGAATTATTTCATGCGTGATAGTGGCAGCAAGGCTGCCACCGACGCCCAGGATGCTAACCAG TGCTGCACTAGCTGTGAGGATAATGCCCCAGCTACCAGCTACTGTGTGGAGTGCTCGGAGCCTCTGTGTGAGACCTGTGTAGAGGCGCACCAGCGGGTGAAGTACACCAAGGATCACACTGTGCGCTCTACTG GGCCAGCCAAGTCTCGGGATGGTGAACGTACCGTCTATTGCAACGTACACAAGCATGAACCCCTTGTGCTGTTTTGTGAGAGCTGTGATACTCTCACCTGCCGAGACTGCCAGCTCAATGCCCACAAGGACCACCA GTACCAGTTCttagaggatgcagtgaggaACCAGCGCAAGCTCCTGGCCTCACTGGTGAAGCGCCTTGGGGACAAACATGCCACATTGCAGAAGAGCACCAAGGAGGTTCGCAGCTC GATTCGCCAGGTGTCTGACGTACAGAAGCGTGTGCAAGTGGATGTCAAGATGGCCATCCTGCAGATCATGAAGGAACTGAATAAGCGGGGCCGTGTGCTGGTCAACGATGCCCAG AAGGTTACTGAGGGGCAGCAGGAGCGCCTGGAGCGGCAGCACTGGACCATGACCAAGATCCAGAAGCACCAGGAGCACATTCTGCGCTTTGCCTCTTGGGCTCTGGAGAGTGACAACAACACAGCCCTTCTGCTTTCTAAGAAGTTG ATCTACTTCCAGCTGCACCGGGCCCTCAAGATGATTGTGGATCCCGTGGAGCCACATGGCGAGATGAAGTTTCAGTGGGACCTCAATGCCTGGACCAAGAGTGCCGAGGCCTTCG GCAAGATAGTGGCAGAGCGTCCTGGCACTAACTCAACAGGCCCTGCACCCATGGCTCCTCCAAGAGCCCCAGGGCCCCTGAGCAAGCAGGGCTCTGGCAGCAGCCAG CCCATGGAGGTTCAGGAAGGCTATGGCTTCGGGTCAG TAGATGATCCCTACTCAAGTGCAGAGCCTCACGTGTCAGGTGTGAAACG GTCCCGCTCAGGTGAGGGCGAGGTGAGCGGCCTTATGCGCAAGGTGCCACGAGTGAGCCTGGAACGCCTGGACCTGGACCTCACAGCTGACAGCCAGCCACCCGTCTTCAAGGTCTTCCCAGGCAGTACCACTGAGGACTACAACCTTATTGTTATTGAACGTGGCGCCGCTGCTGCAGCTACTGGCCAGCCAGGGACTGCACCTGCAGGAACCCCTGGTGCGCCACCCCTGGCTGGTATGGCCATTGTCAAG GAGGAGGAGACGGAGGCTGCCATTGGAGCCCCTCCTACTGCCACTGAGGGCCCTGAAACCAAACCTGTGCTTATGGCTCTTGCGGAGGGTCCTGGTGCTGAGGGTCCCCGCCTGGCCTCACCTAGTGGCAGCACCAGCTcagggctggaggtggtggctcCTGAGGGTACCTCAGCCCCAGGTGGTGGCCCGGGAACCCTGGATGACAGTGCCACCATTTGCCGTGTCTGCCAGAAGCCAGGTGATCTGGTCATGTGCAACCAGTGTGAGTTTTGTTTCCACCTGGACTGTCACCTGCCGGCCCTGCAGGATGTACCAGG GGAGGAGTGGAGCTGCTCACTCTGCCATGTGCTCCCTGACCTGAAGGAGGAGGATGGCAGCCTCAGCCTGGATGGTGCAGACAGCACTGGCGTGGTGGCCAAGCTCTCGCCAGCCAACCAGCGG AAATGTGAGCGTGTTCTGCTGGCTCTCTTCTGTCATGAACCCTGCCGCCCCCTGCATCAATTGGCTACCGACTCCACCTTCTCCCTG GACCAGCCCGGTGGCACTCTGGATCTGACCCTGATCCGCGCCCGCCTGCAGGAGAAGTTGTCACCTCCCTACAGCTCCCCACAGGAGTTTGCCCAGGATGTGGGCCGCATGTTCAAGCAATTCAACAAGTTAACTGAG GACAAGGCAGACGTGCAGTCCATCATCGGCCTGCAGCGCTTCTTCGAGACGCGCATGAACGAGGCCTTCGGTGACACCAAGTTCTCTGCTGTGCTGGTGGAGCCCCCGCCGATGAGCCTGCCTGGTGCTGGCCTGAGTTCCCAGGAGCTGTCTGGTGGCCCTGGTGATGGCCCCTGA
- the TRIM28 gene encoding transcription intermediary factor 1-beta isoform X2, with protein sequence MAASAAAASAAAASAASGSPGPGESSAGGEKRSTASSTAASASASASVSSPAGGGAEALELLEHCGVCRERLRPEREPRLLPCLHSACSACLGPAAPAAANSSGDGGAAGDGAVVDCPVCKQQCFSKDIVENYFMRDSGSKAATDAQDANQCCTSCEDNAPATSYCVECSEPLCETCVEAHQRVKYTKDHTVRSTGPAKSRDGERTVYCNVHKHEPLVLFCESCDTLTCRDCQLNAHKDHQYQFLEDAVRNQRKLLASLVKRLGDKHATLQKSTKEVRSSIRQVSDVQKRVQVDVKMAILQIMKELNKRGRVLVNDAQKVTEGQQERLERQHWTMTKIQKHQEHILRFASWALESDNNTALLLSKKLIYFQLHRALKMIVDPVEPHGEMKFQWDLNAWTKSAEAFGKIVAERPGTNSTGPAPMAPPRAPGPLSKQGSGSSQPMEVQEGYGFGSDDPYSSAEPHVSGVKRSRSGEGEVSGLMRKVPRVSLERLDLDLTADSQPPVFKVFPGSTTEDYNLIVIERGAAAAATGQPGTAPAGTPGAPPLAGMAIVKEEETEAAIGAPPTATEGPETKPVLMALAEGPGAEGPRLASPSGSTSSGLEVVAPEGTSAPGGGPGTLDDSATICRVCQKPGDLVMCNQCEFCFHLDCHLPALQDVPGEEWSCSLCHVLPDLKEEDGSLSLDGADSTGVVAKLSPANQRKCERVLLALFCHEPCRPLHQLATDSTFSLDQPGGTLDLTLIRARLQEKLSPPYSSPQEFAQDVGRMFKQFNKLTEDKADVQSIIGLQRFFETRMNEAFGDTKFSAVLVEPPPMSLPGAGLSSQELSGGPGDGP encoded by the exons ATGGCGGCCTCGGCGGCGGCAGCCTCGGCAGCAGCGGCCTCGGCCGCCTCTGGCAGCCCGGGCCCGGGCGAGAGCTCCGCTGGCGGCGAAAAGCGCTCCACCGCTTCTTCGACCGCGGCCTCGGCCTCGGCCTCGGCCTCGGTGTCGTCGCCCGCGGGGGGCGGCGCCGAGGCGCTGGAGCTGCTGGAGCACTGCGGCGTGTGCAGAGAGCGCCTGCGACCCGAGAGGGAGCCCCGCCTGCTGCCCTGTTTGCACTCGGCCTGTAGTGCCTGCCTAGGGCCCGCGGCGCCCGCCGCCGCCAACAGCTCCGGGGACGGCGGGGCTGCGGGCGACGGCGCCG TGGTGGACTGTCCCGTGTGCAAGCAACAGTGCTTCTCCAAAGACATCGTGGAGAATTATTTCATGCGTGATAGTGGCAGCAAGGCTGCCACCGACGCCCAGGATGCTAACCAG TGCTGCACTAGCTGTGAGGATAATGCCCCAGCTACCAGCTACTGTGTGGAGTGCTCGGAGCCTCTGTGTGAGACCTGTGTAGAGGCGCACCAGCGGGTGAAGTACACCAAGGATCACACTGTGCGCTCTACTG GGCCAGCCAAGTCTCGGGATGGTGAACGTACCGTCTATTGCAACGTACACAAGCATGAACCCCTTGTGCTGTTTTGTGAGAGCTGTGATACTCTCACCTGCCGAGACTGCCAGCTCAATGCCCACAAGGACCACCA GTACCAGTTCttagaggatgcagtgaggaACCAGCGCAAGCTCCTGGCCTCACTGGTGAAGCGCCTTGGGGACAAACATGCCACATTGCAGAAGAGCACCAAGGAGGTTCGCAGCTC GATTCGCCAGGTGTCTGACGTACAGAAGCGTGTGCAAGTGGATGTCAAGATGGCCATCCTGCAGATCATGAAGGAACTGAATAAGCGGGGCCGTGTGCTGGTCAACGATGCCCAG AAGGTTACTGAGGGGCAGCAGGAGCGCCTGGAGCGGCAGCACTGGACCATGACCAAGATCCAGAAGCACCAGGAGCACATTCTGCGCTTTGCCTCTTGGGCTCTGGAGAGTGACAACAACACAGCCCTTCTGCTTTCTAAGAAGTTG ATCTACTTCCAGCTGCACCGGGCCCTCAAGATGATTGTGGATCCCGTGGAGCCACATGGCGAGATGAAGTTTCAGTGGGACCTCAATGCCTGGACCAAGAGTGCCGAGGCCTTCG GCAAGATAGTGGCAGAGCGTCCTGGCACTAACTCAACAGGCCCTGCACCCATGGCTCCTCCAAGAGCCCCAGGGCCCCTGAGCAAGCAGGGCTCTGGCAGCAGCCAG CCCATGGAGGTTCAGGAAGGCTATGGCTTCGGGTCAG ATGATCCCTACTCAAGTGCAGAGCCTCACGTGTCAGGTGTGAAACG GTCCCGCTCAGGTGAGGGCGAGGTGAGCGGCCTTATGCGCAAGGTGCCACGAGTGAGCCTGGAACGCCTGGACCTGGACCTCACAGCTGACAGCCAGCCACCCGTCTTCAAGGTCTTCCCAGGCAGTACCACTGAGGACTACAACCTTATTGTTATTGAACGTGGCGCCGCTGCTGCAGCTACTGGCCAGCCAGGGACTGCACCTGCAGGAACCCCTGGTGCGCCACCCCTGGCTGGTATGGCCATTGTCAAG GAGGAGGAGACGGAGGCTGCCATTGGAGCCCCTCCTACTGCCACTGAGGGCCCTGAAACCAAACCTGTGCTTATGGCTCTTGCGGAGGGTCCTGGTGCTGAGGGTCCCCGCCTGGCCTCACCTAGTGGCAGCACCAGCTcagggctggaggtggtggctcCTGAGGGTACCTCAGCCCCAGGTGGTGGCCCGGGAACCCTGGATGACAGTGCCACCATTTGCCGTGTCTGCCAGAAGCCAGGTGATCTGGTCATGTGCAACCAGTGTGAGTTTTGTTTCCACCTGGACTGTCACCTGCCGGCCCTGCAGGATGTACCAGG GGAGGAGTGGAGCTGCTCACTCTGCCATGTGCTCCCTGACCTGAAGGAGGAGGATGGCAGCCTCAGCCTGGATGGTGCAGACAGCACTGGCGTGGTGGCCAAGCTCTCGCCAGCCAACCAGCGG AAATGTGAGCGTGTTCTGCTGGCTCTCTTCTGTCATGAACCCTGCCGCCCCCTGCATCAATTGGCTACCGACTCCACCTTCTCCCTG GACCAGCCCGGTGGCACTCTGGATCTGACCCTGATCCGCGCCCGCCTGCAGGAGAAGTTGTCACCTCCCTACAGCTCCCCACAGGAGTTTGCCCAGGATGTGGGCCGCATGTTCAAGCAATTCAACAAGTTAACTGAG GACAAGGCAGACGTGCAGTCCATCATCGGCCTGCAGCGCTTCTTCGAGACGCGCATGAACGAGGCCTTCGGTGACACCAAGTTCTCTGCTGTGCTGGTGGAGCCCCCGCCGATGAGCCTGCCTGGTGCTGGCCTGAGTTCCCAGGAGCTGTCTGGTGGCCCTGGTGATGGCCCCTGA
- the CHMP2A gene encoding charged multivesicular body protein 2a isoform X2 → MDLLFGRRKTPEELLRQNQRALNRAMRELDRERQKLETQEKKIIADIKKMAKQGQMDAVRIMAKDLVRTRRYVRKFVLMRANIQAVSLKIQTLKSNNSMAQAMKGVTKAMGTMNRQLKLPQIQKIMMEFERQAEIMDMKEEMMNDAIDDAMGDEEDEEESDAVVSQVLDELGLSLTDELSNLPSTGGSLSVAAGGKKAEAAASALADADADLEERLKNLRRD, encoded by the exons ATGGACCTGTTGTTCGGGCGCCGGAAGACGCCAGAGGAGCTACTGCGGCAGAACCAGAGGGCCCTGAACCGTGCCATGCGGGAGCTGGACCGCGAGCGACAGAAACTAGAGACCCAGGAGAAGAAAATCATTGCAGACATTAAGAAGATGGCCAAGCAAGGCCAGATG GATGCCGTTCGCATCATGGCAAAAGATTTGGTGCGCACCCGGCGCTATGTGCGCAAGTTTGTATTGATGCGGGCCAACATCCAGGCTGTGTCCCTCAAGATTCAGACACTCAAGTCCAACAACTCGATGGCACAAGCCATGAAGGGTGTCACCAAGGCCATGGGCACCATGAACAGACAG CTGAAGTTGCCCCAGATCCAGAAGATCATGATGGAGTTTGAACGGCAGGCAGAGATCATGGATATGAAGGAGGAGATGATGAATGATGCTATTGATGATGCCATGGGTGATGAGGAAGACGAAGAGGAGAG TGATGCTGTTGTGTCCCAGGTCCTGGATGAGCTGGGACTTAGCCTAACAGATGAGCTGTCAA ACCTCCCCTCAACTGGGGGCTCGCTCAGTGTGGCTGCTGGTGGGAAAAAAGCAGAGGCCGCAGCCTCAGCCCTAGCTGATGCTGATGCAGACCTGGAGGAACGGCTCAAGAACCTGCGGAGGGACTGA
- the CHMP2A gene encoding charged multivesicular body protein 2a isoform X1: MDLLFGRRKTPEELLRQNQRALNRAMRELDRERQKLETQEKKIIADIKKMAKQGQMDAVRIMAKDLVRTRRYVRKFVLMRANIQAVSLKIQTLKSNNSMAQAMKGVTKAMGTMNRQLKLPQIQKIMMEFERQAEIMDMKEEMMNDAIDDAMGDEEDEEESDAVVSQVLDELGLSLTDELSSECSKTWAPFPTQGPATAPSPPFACITPLPCSNPHFLCRPPLNWGLAQCGCWWEKSRGRSLSPS; the protein is encoded by the exons ATGGACCTGTTGTTCGGGCGCCGGAAGACGCCAGAGGAGCTACTGCGGCAGAACCAGAGGGCCCTGAACCGTGCCATGCGGGAGCTGGACCGCGAGCGACAGAAACTAGAGACCCAGGAGAAGAAAATCATTGCAGACATTAAGAAGATGGCCAAGCAAGGCCAGATG GATGCCGTTCGCATCATGGCAAAAGATTTGGTGCGCACCCGGCGCTATGTGCGCAAGTTTGTATTGATGCGGGCCAACATCCAGGCTGTGTCCCTCAAGATTCAGACACTCAAGTCCAACAACTCGATGGCACAAGCCATGAAGGGTGTCACCAAGGCCATGGGCACCATGAACAGACAG CTGAAGTTGCCCCAGATCCAGAAGATCATGATGGAGTTTGAACGGCAGGCAGAGATCATGGATATGAAGGAGGAGATGATGAATGATGCTATTGATGATGCCATGGGTGATGAGGAAGACGAAGAGGAGAG TGATGCTGTTGTGTCCCAGGTCCTGGATGAGCTGGGACTTAGCCTAACAGATGAGCTGTCAAGTGAGTGCTCCAAAACCTGGGCCCCATTTCCCACCCAAGGCCCAGCCACAGCCCCAAGCCCTCCCTTTGCCTGCATTACTCCCCTCCCCTGCTCAAACCCCCACTTTCTCTGCAGACCTCCCCTCAACTGGGGGCTCGCTCAGTGTGGCTGCTGGTGGGAAAAAAGCAGAGGCCGCAGCCTCAGCCCTAGCTGA
- the UBE2M gene encoding NEDD8-conjugating enzyme Ubc12 encodes MNGNTRVQPKEAEPQTPSLSNAGLRRLRRRTTQAGREEPKRAGGGNIRSRGAPEAVADLRAKAAAAAEDDPPIPTRRHRGCRVLLPPLAAAPSRRDQLSGKRHGPGSPESAAAAGPETRVGEGKEGAARGSGGGAGRAREQPNLAESCRASPRLWARPGPDYGSRGGPRGGRGAARQAGRVAAAAQEAAAAGPRSGGDAGGGGGPGGRGPGPRGGGSGGGGGRMIKLFSLKQQKKEEESAGGTKGSSKKASAAQLRIQKDINELNLPKTCDISFSDPDDLLNFKLVICPDEGFYKSGKFVFSFKVGQGYPHDPPKVKCETMVYHPNIDLEGNVCLNILREDWKPVLTINSIIYGLQYLFLEPNPEDPLNKEAAEVLQNNRRLFEQNVQRSMRGGYIGSTYFERCLK; translated from the exons ATGAACGGAAATACCCGAGTCCAGCCGAAGGAGGCCGAACCCCAAACTCCATCGCTGAGCAACGCGGGTTTGCGGCGGCTGCGCAGGCGCACAACGCAGGCCGGGCGGGAAGAGCCAAAGCGGGCAGGCGGCGGAAATATCCGAAGCCGCGGGGCGCCCGAGGCCGTTGCAGACCTCCGCGCTAAAGCCGCTGCTGCCGCGGAAGACGATCCTCCAATACCCACCCGCCGTCACCGCGGCTGCCGCGTCCTCCTTCCACCCCTAGCCGCAGCCCCTTCGCGGAGGGATCAGCTGAGCGGCAAACGGCACGGTCCGGGGAGCCCCGAGTCCGCAGCTGCAGCGGGGCCTGAGACCAGAGTGGGCGAGGGCAAGGAAGGAGCGGCCCGGGGCAgtgggggcggggccgggcgggcCCGAGAACAGCCGAATTTGGCCGAGAGCTGCCGAGCGAGCCCGAGGCTCTGGGCCAGGCCGGGGCCGGACTACGGGAGCCGAGGCGGGCCGCGCGGTGGGCGCGGAGCGGCGCGGCAGGCCGGGCGGGTGGCGGCAGCAGCGCAGGAGGCCGCAGCGGCGGGTCCGAGGAGCGGAGGCGACGCGGGCGGCGGCGGGGGGCCGGGTGGCCGGGGTCCCGGGCCccgcggcggcggcagcggcggcggcggcggcaggatGATCAAGCTGTTCTCGCTGAAGCagcagaagaaggaggaggagtcgGCGGGCGGCACCAAGGGCAGCAGCAAGAAGGCGTCGGCGGCGCAGCTGCGGATCCAGAAGG ACATAAACGAGCTGAACCTGCCCAAGACGTGTGATATCAGCTTCTCAGATCCAGACGACCTCCTCAACTTCAAGCTGGTCATCTGTCCTGATGAG GGCTTCTACAAGAGTGGGAAGTTTGTGTTCAGTTTTAAG GTGGGCCAGGGGTACCCACATGATCCCCCCAAGGTGAAGTGTGAGACAATGGTCTATCACCCCAACATTGACCTCGAGGGCAACGTCTGCCTCAACATCCTCAG AGAGGACTGGAAGCCAGTCCTTACGATAAACTCCATAATTTATGGCCTGCAGTATCTCTTCTTG GAGCCCAACCCCGAGGACCCACTGAACAAGGAGGCCGCAGAGGTCCTGCAGAACAACCGGCGGCTGTTTGAGCAGAACGTGCAGCGCTCCATGCGGGGTGGCTACATCGGCTCCACCTACTTCGAGCGCTGCCTGAAATAG